In the genome of Mucisphaera calidilacus, one region contains:
- a CDS encoding glycoside hydrolase family 57 protein — protein sequence MPSVCLYFQVHQPERLRRYSVFDAEANYFDPARNAEILRKVAAKCYLPATQVLLEQINRHDGAFRVAFSLTGTIIEQFQQYAPDVIDRFRKLAETGCVEFLAETANHSLAFLYSRDEFMEQVEIHADLVDRLFNQRPTVFRNTELIYNNDLAAAAAEMGFRGVIAEGADGPLNQRTPNNVYRPPHGDIGILLKNYKLSDDIAFRFSNTNWAEYPLTAAKMARWIHQLGTCPEGQQPPPGPAAERPAQLCNLFMDFETFGEHQWSETGIFEFLREFPKAVLETGDTFMVPTEAVDAYPPDDVYDCPQMTSWADSERDLSAWVGNAMQSSALHELYRLGQRIKEAESEQLLALWRRLTTSDHFYYMATKYHGDAAVHDYFSPYQSPYDAYINFMNVLDNLRARVEAAAPAEKLAAE from the coding sequence ATGCCTTCAGTCTGCCTCTATTTTCAGGTTCATCAGCCCGAGCGACTCCGTCGGTACTCCGTCTTCGACGCCGAGGCGAACTACTTCGACCCCGCCCGCAACGCCGAGATCCTCCGCAAGGTCGCCGCCAAATGCTACCTGCCCGCCACGCAGGTGCTCCTCGAGCAGATCAACCGCCACGACGGCGCCTTCCGCGTCGCCTTCTCCCTCACCGGCACCATCATCGAGCAGTTCCAGCAGTACGCGCCCGACGTCATCGACCGCTTCCGCAAGCTCGCCGAGACCGGCTGCGTCGAGTTCCTCGCCGAAACCGCCAACCACTCGCTCGCCTTCCTCTACAGCCGCGACGAGTTCATGGAACAGGTTGAGATCCACGCCGACCTCGTCGACCGTCTCTTCAACCAGCGCCCCACCGTCTTCCGCAACACCGAACTCATCTACAACAACGACCTCGCCGCCGCCGCCGCCGAGATGGGATTCCGAGGCGTCATCGCCGAGGGCGCCGACGGCCCCCTCAACCAGCGGACACCCAACAACGTCTACCGCCCGCCCCACGGCGACATCGGCATCCTCCTCAAGAACTACAAGCTCTCCGACGACATCGCCTTCCGCTTCTCCAACACCAACTGGGCCGAGTACCCCCTCACCGCCGCCAAGATGGCCCGCTGGATCCACCAGCTCGGCACCTGCCCCGAGGGTCAGCAGCCCCCGCCCGGTCCCGCCGCCGAACGACCCGCCCAGCTCTGCAACCTCTTCATGGACTTCGAGACCTTCGGCGAGCACCAGTGGTCCGAGACCGGCATCTTCGAGTTCCTCCGCGAATTCCCCAAGGCCGTCCTCGAAACCGGCGACACCTTCATGGTCCCCACCGAGGCCGTCGACGCCTACCCCCCCGACGACGTCTACGACTGCCCCCAGATGACCTCATGGGCCGACTCCGAACGCGACCTCTCCGCATGGGTCGGCAACGCCATGCAGTCCTCCGCACTCCACGAGCTCTACCGCCTCGGCCAACGCATCAAAGAAGCCGAAAGCGAACAGCTCCTCGCACTCTGGCGACGACTCACCACCTCCGATCACTTCTACTACATGGCCACCAAGTACCACGGCGACGCCGCCGTCCACGACTACTTCTCCCCCTACCAGTCACCCTACGACGCCTACATCAACTTCATGAACGTCCTCGACAACCTCCGCGCCCGCGTCGAGGCCGCCGCGCCGGCCGAAAAACTCGCCGCCGAGTAG